A genomic stretch from Falco naumanni isolate bFalNau1 chromosome 8, bFalNau1.pat, whole genome shotgun sequence includes:
- the METTL21A gene encoding protein N-lysine methyltransferase METTL21A isoform X1, whose product MALVPYEEGAGWGARQLHSPSATHRFASRTIRLRQDWRRLGVAAVVWDAAVVLCTYLEMGGIDVRDRSVIELGAGTGLVGIVATLLGAHVTITDRAAALEFLESNVQANLPSELRPRAVVKELTWGKDLANFPPGAFDFILGADIVYLEETFAELLQTLEHLCSAQTVILLSCRIRYERDHKFLKMLRSRFSVYEVHYDSSKDVHIYKAQQRSCKDDF is encoded by the exons ATGGCCCTTGTGCCCTACgaggagggagctggctggggagcgcggcagctgcacagcccctcGGCCACCCACCGCTTCGCCAGCCGCACCATCCGCCTCAGGCAGGACTGGCGGCGGCTGGGGGTGGCGGCCGTGGTCTGGGATGCG GCTGTTGTCCTGTGTACTTATCTGGAGATGGGAGGCATCGATGTCAGGGATCGGTCTGTGATtgagctgggagctggaacCGGATTGGTGGGAATAGTGGCCACGTTATTAG GTGCTCATGTTACCATCACAGACAGGGCGGCAGCACTGGAGTTTCTGGAGTCAAATGTACAGGCTAACTTACCCTCTGAACTACGTCCGAGAGCTGTGGTGAAGGAGCTGACTTGGGGAAAAGACCTGGCTAACTTCCCTCCAGGAGCGTTTGACTTCATCCTGGGTGCAGACATCGTTTATCTGGAAGAAACCTTTGCAGAACTGCTTCAGACGCTGGAGCACCTGTGCTCAGCTCAAACTGTGATTCTTCTTTCCTGTCGTATCCGCTATGAACGGGATCACAAGTTCTTAAAGATGCTGAGAAGCCGTTTCTCTGTATATGAGGTCCACTATGATTCCAGTAAAGATGTTCATATCTACAAAGCACAGCAGCGTAGTTGCAAGGATGACTTTTGA
- the METTL21A gene encoding protein N-lysine methyltransferase METTL21A isoform X2, which yields MGGIDVRDRSVIELGAGTGLVGIVATLLGAHVTITDRAAALEFLESNVQANLPSELRPRAVVKELTWGKDLANFPPGAFDFILGADIVYLEETFAELLQTLEHLCSAQTVILLSCRIRYERDHKFLKMLRSRFSVYEVHYDSSKDVHIYKAQQRSCKDDF from the exons ATGGGAGGCATCGATGTCAGGGATCGGTCTGTGATtgagctgggagctggaacCGGATTGGTGGGAATAGTGGCCACGTTATTAG GTGCTCATGTTACCATCACAGACAGGGCGGCAGCACTGGAGTTTCTGGAGTCAAATGTACAGGCTAACTTACCCTCTGAACTACGTCCGAGAGCTGTGGTGAAGGAGCTGACTTGGGGAAAAGACCTGGCTAACTTCCCTCCAGGAGCGTTTGACTTCATCCTGGGTGCAGACATCGTTTATCTGGAAGAAACCTTTGCAGAACTGCTTCAGACGCTGGAGCACCTGTGCTCAGCTCAAACTGTGATTCTTCTTTCCTGTCGTATCCGCTATGAACGGGATCACAAGTTCTTAAAGATGCTGAGAAGCCGTTTCTCTGTATATGAGGTCCACTATGATTCCAGTAAAGATGTTCATATCTACAAAGCACAGCAGCGTAGTTGCAAGGATGACTTTTGA
- the METTL21A gene encoding protein N-lysine methyltransferase METTL21A isoform X3 — MALVPYEEGAGWGARQLHSPSATHRFASRTIRLRQDWRRLGVAAVVWDAAVVLCTYLEMGGIDVRDRSVIELGAGTGLVGIVATLLDLEHCIPNAVFMDTDYLSKTYTPVPLRCSCYHHRQGGSTGVSGVKCTG; from the exons ATGGCCCTTGTGCCCTACgaggagggagctggctggggagcgcggcagctgcacagcccctcGGCCACCCACCGCTTCGCCAGCCGCACCATCCGCCTCAGGCAGGACTGGCGGCGGCTGGGGGTGGCGGCCGTGGTCTGGGATGCG GCTGTTGTCCTGTGTACTTATCTGGAGATGGGAGGCATCGATGTCAGGGATCGGTCTGTGATtgagctgggagctggaacCGGATTGGTGGGAATAGTGGCCAC CCTGCTTGACTTAGAGCATTGTATTCCAAATGCTGTATTTATGGACACTGACTATTTGTCTAAGACATATACTCCTGTACCACTTAGGTGCTCATGTTACCATCACAGACAGGGCGGCAGCACTGGAGTTTCTGGAGTCAAATGTACAGGCTAA